Proteins encoded together in one Macadamia integrifolia cultivar HAES 741 chromosome 8, SCU_Mint_v3, whole genome shotgun sequence window:
- the LOC122087184 gene encoding methyl-CpG-binding domain-containing protein 10-like isoform X1 — translation MDFQDKFFEIKMHLLRDVSPITSGNEGGLRNLTIFMDKAIIFIKEGLLSVEMLLSQKAISFIPKKGGTPRRNEIVFISPTGEEIKNKRQLEQFLKSHPGGPSLSEFDWGTGDTPRRSARISGKAKMTETSETEPPKKRERKSSSKKEAEEKKDNGSGEGDAPQEEDVTHPAAEEIKSKIDIEMNEAEDGGKENDAAAPTNEAVMVDDTFKQDSQQTSEGKAEKMNIEKPENPEQSENKENIEQQPIESVALPPLSVPIEKVASEREVKVAEEVTSAEEIKAAEVCSVKEIKPAEEASYAKEVKAPEGEAIPEETKAKEGIPTKDTKEGEAKVGYCQPDNGIHKKSQDEMEPMEKHSINGEDAQHQPKSSC, via the exons ATGGATTTCCAAGATAAGTTCTTTGAAATAAAGATGCATTTGCTGAGAGATGTGTCACCCATCACTTCTGGAAATGAAGGAGGTTTGAGAAATTTGACCATTTTTATGGACAAAGCAATTATATTTATCAAAGAGGGGCTTCTGAGTGTGGAAATGCTTCTTTCTCAAAAAGCAATCTCG TTTATTCCAAAGAAAGGTGGGACACCAAGGAGGAATGAAATAGTTTTCATATCACCCACTGGTGAGGAGATAAAAAACAAGAGACAGTTAGAGCAGTTTCTCAAATCTCACCCTGGAGGCCCGTCTCTGTCTGAATTTGACTGGGGCACTG GTGACACACCAAGGCGTTCTGCAAGAATTAGTGGAAAGGCAAAGATGACTGAGACCTCAGAAACTGAACCTCCAAAGAAGCGAGAGAGGAAATCAAGCTCAAAGAAGGaagcagaagagaagaaagataatGGTAGTGGTGAAGGTGATGCTCCTCAAGAGGAAGATGTTACCCATCCTGCTGCAGAAGAAATTAAGTCAAAAATAGATATAGAAATGAATGAGGCAGAGGATGGGGGAAAAGAGAATGATGCAGCAGCTCCTACCAATGAAGCAGTAATGGTTGATGATACTTTCAAGCAGGATTCTCAGCAGACCAGTGAGGGGAAAGCTGAGAAAATGAATATAGAGAAGCCTGAGAATCCCGAGCAGtcagaaaataaggaaaacatcgagcaacaaccaatagaatcTGTGGCACTGCCCCCACTCTCTGTGCCCATTGAGAAGGTAGCCTCTGAGAGGGAGGTGAAAGTCGCTGAGGAGGTAACCTCTGCAGAAGAAATCAAAGCGGCAGAAGTGTGTTCTGTCAAAGAAATCAAGCCGGCAGAGGAGGCATCTTATGCCAAAGAAGTCAAGGCACCAGAAGGAGAGGCAATCCCTGAGGAGACTAAAGCAAAAGAAGGTATCCCTACTAAGGACACTAAGGAGGGAGAGGCCAAAGTAGGTTACTGTCAACCAGATAATGGCATCCATAAGAAGAGCCAGGATGAGATGGAACCCATGGAGAAACATTCAATAAATGGTGAGGATGCACAGCATCAGCCCAAGTCATCTTGTTAG
- the LOC122086025 gene encoding uncharacterized protein At5g39865-like, whose product MKGMKGRCLKKLKSIQPLTSLKPGRILQLNVSDGFLNSFLPNPLDRAPQIPPLCKEQDDKINQSNLPKVEQMKDLEEDEEMELGEEDGGDKENIGPPVAAIKKNQNPEAALIVSPEPASCHLRNGPLSELDVSTFRHPDTPPVHHNSEIPESSESATRPGSLAEIDISSFRRPDLNSGSLFDPNLLAAFEQAVMDHFRAQEAQRKARATAVMDTKEREDEPELEPPSKSLRTEDDPLLEFEEKCPPGGSDSVILYTTSLRGIRKTFQNCNSIRFLLGSFRILFYERDVSMHLEFREELWRILGGRVVPPRLFIKGRYIGGADEVVGLHEQGKLKQLFQGLPVDQTDGPCEGCAGVRFVLCFNCSGSRKTIPKVGDGEEGLPIRCPECNENGLIICPLCC is encoded by the coding sequence atgaagGGTATGAAGGGAAGATGCCtaaagaaattgaaatcaattcaACCCCTCACTTCCTTGAAACCAGGTCGAATTCTTCAGCTAAATGTCTCAGATGGGTTCTTAAATTCATTCCTTCCCAATCCTCTCGACCGGGCACCTCAGATTCCTCCACTCTGCAAAGAACAAGATGACAAGATCAATCAAAGCAATCTACCCAAGGTGGAGCAGATGAAAGATCTTGAAGAAGACGAGGAAATGGAGTTGGGGGAAGAAGACGGTGGCGACAAGGAAAACATCGGGCCCCCAGTGGCTGCcatcaagaaaaatcaaaatccagagGCGGCACTCATCGTCTCACCAGAGCCCGCAAGCTGTCATCTTCGGAATGGTCCCTTGTCGGAGCTCGACGTGTCAACTTTCCGGCATCCAGACACTCCACCTGTCCATCACAATTCAGAAATTCCAGAGTCTTCAGAGTCTGCAACACGTCCAGGTTCCTTGGCAGAGATCGACATCTCGTCTTTCCGTCGACCGGACTTGAATTCAGGGAGCCTCTTTGATCCCAATCTTCTTGCAGCTTTTGAGCAGGCGGTGATGGATCACTTCAGAGCCCAAGAAGCACAGAGAAAAGCTAGAGCTACTGCAGTAATGGatacaaaagaaagagaagatgaacCTGAACTTGAACCTCCATCAAAATCTCTCCGGACGGAAGACGATCCCCTGTTGGAATTCGAAGAGAAGTGCCCACCTGGGGGAAGCGACTCCGTGATCCTTTACACGACAAGCCTTCGAGGGATTAGGAAGACATTTCAGAATTGCAACAGCATAAGGTTCCTGTTGGGAAGCTTCAGGATTTTGTTCTATGAGAGAGACGTGTCTATGCACTTGGAGTTCAGGGAGGAATTGTGGAGGATTTTGGGAGGCAGAGTAGTCCCTCCAAGGTTGTTCATAAAGGGTAGATACATTGGGGGAGCTGATGAAGTAGTGGGCTTGCACGAGCAAGGAAAATTGAAGCAGCTCTTCCAGGGATTGCCGGTGGATCAGACCGACGGCCCGTGTGAGGGGTGCGCCGGAGTACGATTTGTGCTCTGCTTCAATTGCAGCGGCAGTCGGAAAACCATTCCAAAAGTGGGGGATGGGGAGGAGGGGTTGCCCATCAGATGCCCTGAGTGCAATGAGAATGGATTGATTATATGCCCATTGTGCTGCTGA
- the LOC122085850 gene encoding putative phosphatidylglycerol/phosphatidylinositol transfer protein DDB_G0282179, translating to MEVVQLKIVLSLLFAAFLIVPSVQAKAVRYCDRKGNYAVKVSGIEMSPDPVVRGEPATFSIIASTGEAISGGKMLIDVSYFGVPIHKETHDLCGETSCPVSLGDFVISHTQVLPGYTPPGSYTLKMTMSDADGNVLTCVSFDFKIRVGSSVAAF from the exons ATGGAGGTAGTTCAGCTCAAGATCGTTCTTTCACTTCTTTTCGCTGCTTTTCTGATCGTCCCTTCGGTTCAAGCCAAAGCAGTTCGCTATTGCG ATAGGAAAGGTAACTATGCCGTTAAGGTGTCTGGAATTGAGATGTCTCCTGATCCTGTGGTGAGAGGCGAGCCTGCGACCTTTAGCATCATTGCTTCAACAG GTGAAGCCATCTCAGGTGGGAAAATGCTGATTGATGTTTCGTATTTCGGCGTCCCCATCCACAAGGAGACCCATGACCTTTGTGGAGAAACATCATGCCCTGTTTCACTTGGCGATTTTGTGATATCTCACACCCAGGTTTTACCAGGATACACACCACCG GGTTCCTACACACTAAAGATGACGATGAGTGATGCAGATGGAAATGTATTGACTTGTGTCAGCTTTGATTTCAAAATCAGGGTAGGATCATCGGTGGCTGCTTTTTAA